The Candidatus Nitrospira nitrificans genome segment CATGTTTCCACCCACGCGCAGACCAGGCAAGCAATGGATTCCTGGGGTTGCCGGACCTCCCCAAAGACGGCAACGCCCTTCCACAAACGCTCCACAAGACCAATTCGGCTCACTCAATGCTTCTCTCCTGTTCTGTCCGCGATGCCGTGCGGCCACTCCGACAAGAGAGCGACTTCTCCTGGTGCTGCCAACGGGAAATCTGTATGAGTATCTCTGCATCCATTGTGGAACCTCGACGGGATCGAAGACGGACCATCCAGCGAACCCCCCTCAGATTGTCGCCCCCTAGCCTCTTCACACCTTCTCCAGTCACGGCCGTAGCATCCGAGACGCTTGCGAATCACTCTTCTTGCATAAGCAACTGAGTTCTTGATCAGAGGTCAATCACAACCCATGAATTCTGACTGAGAAAAGCCGTATCGTCCAAAAAGGCGAGACCCAACGACGGTCATATCACAGGGCATCATGAAAGAGAGCCTAAGCTTTGCGGCTTTGCTAGGACAATCGCCGGTCCGTCACAGAAATGCATGACCAAAAAGGTACGGGAACAGCTGGATCAATGAAGTTGCTCGAGCGGAATGCCTTCTTCAATCAGCATCACTGGAATATGGTCACGGATGGGGTAGAGGATCGCCCGATCGGCGCGAATCAAACCACCGTCGAGCTCGCCGGACACTGGACGTTTTCCCACATTCTTCAATTCGCCTCGGGCCACCGCGGCATTGAGTTTCTGGATGAGAGACTCTTCCGCCAGACTCACCGTCTGTTTCGTCTCAGGGCAACAAAGGATTGCCAAGAGCTCTTTATCAATACTCATGACCATCGATCTCCCGATGTGTAACAACCGGTAGAATAATCGATAGGCATCTCAAGCGCAAGCCGTCAGAACGCACTCCTCATCCTCTATCAGATCTGCTAGACTGAACAGGCATCCTCAAGGGTGTGTCGCTATGATCAAAGCCTTCTCGAAAACATGCATGGCGGGCCTCATTATTCTGGTCCCGGCCTGGACTACGTTCTTAATTCTCACGACGCTCTTTACGACGCTTGACAGCTTGATCGGTCGATACATGTTGGATCCCCTCCCTGGACTCGGCCTGTTCCTCTTGGTGCTTCTGCTCATTCTAGCCGGCATCATCGGTGAACATATGGTCGGTCGAGACTGGTTGGCCAAGCTCGAGCACAGGATTGAGCAGATCCCACTCATCCAGAGCATCTATCTCACGTTGAAAGGCATGACGGATGTCCTGAATTTTCGCTCGCGCTTCGGGCGCAGCAAGGTCGTTGCCTTTCCGTTTCCGCGCGACGGCTGTTGGGCATTGGGATTTGTGATGGGGACGGCGCCTCCATCCGTTCAAGTCGAGCCTTCCCACACCCTGTTCATGGTCTTCGTTCCCACCGCGATTCACCCCTTTACCGGTTTCCTGGCCTTTATCCCGGAACATGCGCTGCGGTCGATCAATCTTCCTGTCGAAGATGCGATGAAAATGGAGTTTTCAGCCGGATTCTATCGTCCCCCAAACGGTTGGCTCGACGCCTCGCCCTCACGTTCCACATGATCTATGACGCTTGAGAGCATCCACATCAGACCAGCGACCAAGGATGACGCGGAGACCATCATCGGATTCAATAGAGCCATGGCACTCGAAACCGAGAATCGCCGGCTCCACCTACCAACACTGCGTCAGGGCATTCTCGCATTCTTAGAAAGTCCCGGGTATGGATCGTATGTCGTGGCGGAACTTCCAGAAGACACAAGATGCAAGCTGGTCGGTCAGCTTATGCTGACCTATGAATGGAGCGACTGGCGGAACGGGGTCTTTTGGTGGATCCAGAGTGTCTACGTCGAACCGGATCGGCGAGGCAGAGGGGTGTTTCGGGCCATGTACACGCATGTCCTGGCCAAGGCGAAAGCCGATCCAGGGGTCTGCGGGATTAGGTTGTATGTGGAACGGGAGAATCGCAGGGCTCAAACCGTGTACCAGCGTGTGGGACTCACTCCGTCCGTATACACGGTATTCGAGCAAGATTTCGTCCTGGGGCATGGGGCCGCCCAGAAATAGACAAGGAGTTCACATGAAAGTCGGTCGCTGTTTGCATGGCTTCGTTATCGCCGCGTTGTTGCTTCAAGGATGTGCCTTCAGTCGAGGGACGCTCGGCGATGACGTCAAAACCGAGATCGTCGCGACTATTCAGAAAGGTACGACGACGAAAACGGAAGTGGTCAACCTGCTGGGCGCGCCGGATCGGTTGCTGCAACTCAACGGACGGGACGTTTTCCACTATTATCGCTACGATGCAAAGGCGGGAAGCCTACTCCTGATCCTCCTCAATTTCACGCGCCTTTCAGTCAAGAGCGATGACGTATTTATCATCATGAATCGTGACGGGATCGTTGAAGACGTCATTTCATCGAAACGCACCGATAGTTTGGGTTTTCGATTTTGGCCATTCGGGGAGTGACGTGAAGCGCGTGGTGAAAAAGACCCTTCCCTCACTCGTGGCGGTGGTGGTGTGTCTGTCATTCATGGGTTGTAATGTGGTTCGTGTGACCCTCAATACGACGCTCACGCCGGAGAACGTCGCATTCATCGTCCCGGGAAAGACCACATTGACCGAGGTCATCACCAAGCTCGGCACACCGGATACCCTCACGGATGCTGACTCAGGGGTTGTCGCGACATACCGGTTCCTCGACCTGAAATATTCACGTGTCAACTTCGGATGGTTGGCGAAACCCTGGACACCCGTGGATCCGGATTTGATCTTTTCACGGACCGGACTTGGGGTCGATGAGTTCCAAGTGTTCTGTAATCCTGACTGGATTGTTGTGCAGCAAGGTTTTCAACGCAGTCTCATCAGACCTCCGTTCCATCCCTATCCCTTTTAACAACACAAACGATCCCCTCCATAATACCTGTAGATAGCAAGTTAAATTGTCCGGTGTATGGAGCACATGATCTGTCCGGTATGTCCTCTCAAATCATGTCAGCTGCGCGCTGAAATGTTTTCGCGCACAATTGACTTAGGAGCAATGATCGGTCGGGCGTCCGATCCATGGGGCGAGCCACGACGACCTGGCTGAGCCTTGTCCGGTTCGATCACCCACCCATCCGACTGATACCGCGCCAAGCACCGTGGGCCATGGAAGACGGCCAACGGGCCATCGGGGTATTCATAGACCCGCACGGTGACTTCCACGGTATTGTCGTTGGGGACGACGCGCTCTTCCTGGACACAGAGCACATCGGCGAGATCAGTCCCAATCCACGGGACGAAGGCCGTGCCCGCTTCAGTCGCCGCCACCTCCTGTAGGATCCGTGCCCGCGTCATGGTGTCCCTCCTTGAGGGCGCACCCTAAACCGGACACTTCATGTGCTACAAAAAGCGAACAGATGATGTGCTAGCCACATCCCCTCCATAATGAATTGCCGCTGTCCTCGACCGCAGCTATAATGGCGGACCGTGGAGCGACCATCTTCCGATCAAGCGGTGCCGTCACAGCCCGATATCACATCCTCCTCCTATATTCCCGCCGATAAAGATACGGAGTTTCTCCAGCGCGATGAGCTTCGGCCGATTCGCATCGGACTCGAACTCCTGAAGCCGGAGCTGATTCAGCGCGAGGAACGCATACACTCAACCATCGTGGTCTTCGGAAGTGCCAGACTGCATGAGCCCACTGTGGCACAACAAGCGCTGCACCAAATCGAAGCGGAAGCCGCCCACAGGCCGAATGATCCCGCGTGCCGGCAGAAAGTCGCCATTGCCAAGCGGCAGCTCGAACTCGCCAAGTATTATGAGATCGCCCGAGAATTCAGCCGGTTGGTTTCGTCGACCTGCCAGATCGACGGCCATTGCGACTATGTCATCGTGACCGGCGGAGGGCCCGGCATCATGGAAGCGGCCAATCGTGGCGCGGCGGATGTGAACGCCAAATCCATCGGGCTCAACATTACCCTGCCGCACGAACAATACCCGAACCCCTACATCACACCCAAGCTGAGCTTTCAGTTTCGCTATTTCGCCATCAGGAAAATGCATTTCCTCATCCGAGCGAAGGCGCTGGTCGCGTTTCCCGGAGGGTTCGGCACACTCGATGAGTTGTTCGAAACGCTCACCTTGCTCCAGACCGGGAAAACTGAGAGCGTGGTCGTCGTTCTGGTAGGACGGGACTTTTGGGGACGTCTGATCAACTGGCAACTGCTGGTCGAATGCGGCCTGATCACACAGCAGGACCTGCAACTGTTTCACTATGCCGAGACAGCTCAGGAAATCTGGGATCTCATCTCACGCCACAATGGAGCACACGCCATATGAAACTCTCATTCCACGGCGCCGCCCGTTCGGTCACCGGGAGTCGACATATGTTAGAGGTGCCGGGGTTCCGCATGCTGTTGGATTGCGGAATGTTTCAGGGCCGCCGGGAGGAGGCATTCAGGCGGAACCGAGACTTCGGGTTTGAACCCAAGTCGCTGGGGGCGGTGCTGCTCTCCCATGCGCACATCGATCATTCCGGAGCACTTCCGGTGCTTCCTCGACAGGGATTTTCAGGAAAAGTCTATCTCACCAGAGCCACGGCTGATTTGGCCGGCATCATGCTCGAAGATTCCGCCCGTGTGCAGGAAAACGACTGCCGCTACGTCAACAAACAAGAGAAGCGGCGCGGGAGAACTTGTATTCAGCCGTTGTATGACGGCAACGATGTTCGGAAAATTGTCAGGACATTTGAAGGCGAACGATACGGAGCTCAACTGAAGCTCGCGCCGCGCGTGATGGCGTCGTTTCATGACGCCGGTCATATCTTGGGATCGGCGGCTATTCGCGTCAAGTATTCGGCACGGGGCAATAGCACCACCGTCTTGTTCAGCG includes the following:
- a CDS encoding DUF502 domain-containing protein; the protein is MIKAFSKTCMAGLIILVPAWTTFLILTTLFTTLDSLIGRYMLDPLPGLGLFLLVLLLILAGIIGEHMVGRDWLAKLEHRIEQIPLIQSIYLTLKGMTDVLNFRSRFGRSKVVAFPFPRDGCWALGFVMGTAPPSVQVEPSHTLFMVFVPTAIHPFTGFLAFIPEHALRSINLPVEDAMKMEFSAGFYRPPNGWLDASPSRST
- a CDS encoding Trm112 family protein, with the translated sequence MSIDKELLAILCCPETKQTVSLAEESLIQKLNAAVARGELKNVGKRPVSGELDGGLIRADRAILYPIRDHIPVMLIEEGIPLEQLH
- a CDS encoding GNAT family N-acetyltransferase is translated as MTLESIHIRPATKDDAETIIGFNRAMALETENRRLHLPTLRQGILAFLESPGYGSYVVAELPEDTRCKLVGQLMLTYEWSDWRNGVFWWIQSVYVEPDRRGRGVFRAMYTHVLAKAKADPGVCGIRLYVERENRRAQTVYQRVGLTPSVYTVFEQDFVLGHGAAQK
- a CDS encoding LOG family protein translates to MERPSSDQAVPSQPDITSSSYIPADKDTEFLQRDELRPIRIGLELLKPELIQREERIHSTIVVFGSARLHEPTVAQQALHQIEAEAAHRPNDPACRQKVAIAKRQLELAKYYEIAREFSRLVSSTCQIDGHCDYVIVTGGGPGIMEAANRGAADVNAKSIGLNITLPHEQYPNPYITPKLSFQFRYFAIRKMHFLIRAKALVAFPGGFGTLDELFETLTLLQTGKTESVVVVLVGRDFWGRLINWQLLVECGLITQQDLQLFHYAETAQEIWDLISRHNGAHAI